One genomic region from Moritella sp. F3 encodes:
- the mtnN gene encoding 5'-methylthioadenosine/S-adenosylhomocysteine nucleosidase: protein MKIGIIGAMEQEVEILREQLDNVTTFTQAGCEYYSGTLAGHDVILSKSGIGKVAATVATTLLLEHYKPDYIINTGSAGGYDKALKVGDVVISSEVRHHDVDLTVFGYEIGQCAQKPAAFIPDTRLVEAAKKAITADSEINTIEGLICTGDSFMCDPKKVEEARVNFPTMAAVEMEAAAIAQTCHQFDVPFVVIRSLSDIAGKESPTSFEEYLVVAAKNSSAMVLNMLKELK from the coding sequence ATGAAAATAGGTATTATTGGCGCAATGGAGCAGGAAGTTGAGATCCTGCGTGAGCAACTAGACAACGTAACAACATTTACTCAAGCTGGTTGTGAGTATTATAGTGGCACGCTTGCTGGTCATGATGTTATTTTAAGTAAGTCAGGCATTGGTAAAGTAGCGGCAACAGTAGCGACAACGTTACTACTTGAACATTACAAGCCTGATTACATCATCAATACAGGCTCTGCTGGCGGTTATGATAAAGCCCTTAAAGTTGGCGATGTAGTGATCTCAAGTGAAGTACGTCATCACGATGTAGACTTAACTGTATTTGGTTACGAAATTGGTCAATGTGCACAGAAACCTGCAGCATTCATTCCTGACACTCGCCTTGTTGAAGCAGCGAAGAAAGCCATTACAGCAGACAGCGAAATCAACACTATCGAAGGTCTAATTTGTACTGGCGATAGCTTTATGTGTGATCCGAAAAAAGTAGAAGAAGCACGTGTAAACTTCCCTACAATGGCCGCAGTAGAAATGGAAGCGGCAGCAATTGCACAAACATGTCACCAGTTTGACGTGCCATTTGTAGTGATCCGCTCTCTATCTGATATCGCTGGTAAAGAATCACCAACATCATTTGAAGAATACCTGGTTGTTGCAGCGAAAAACTCTTCAGCTATGGTACTAAACATGCTTAAAGAATTAAAATAG
- a CDS encoding cobalamin biosynthesis protein, with protein MQSVFILLTAIIIARLPLCSARYHPTQLINNLFSAIANKVNNAQRSDQQQVIAGSLATIIMLGFILAIAVVIEFIVIESILFELLLLLCLLQWEKISLPTVDLGTLEKQTIITQIQPRILRDLDQLSLLGLHKASIESLCLRNSYQWFAVIFWYSCLGIWPAIIYRVIQLMAHNWNCKLTGNHHFGRPAAAILQLLALPSHLILACTLRSLQRATSPLSNLTEQAKKWHHFGSGFLLSSFAYSLAIQLGGPRKYQGAMQRFSQLGHNQPAQREDIQRAQQKLTLAMAVWLCFITAIYVLIAIK; from the coding sequence ATGCAGTCAGTATTTATCTTACTGACTGCTATCATTATTGCTCGATTACCGCTCTGTTCAGCGCGCTATCACCCTACGCAACTGATAAACAACCTATTTAGTGCTATTGCAAATAAAGTCAATAACGCCCAGCGTAGCGACCAGCAACAAGTCATCGCAGGCAGCCTTGCCACGATCATCATGCTCGGCTTTATATTAGCCATCGCCGTGGTCATTGAATTTATTGTGATTGAAAGTATTCTCTTTGAATTACTATTGTTACTGTGTTTATTACAGTGGGAAAAAATCAGTTTACCTACAGTTGATTTAGGCACTCTCGAGAAACAAACCATCATCACGCAAATACAGCCACGCATATTACGTGATTTAGACCAGCTATCCTTGCTTGGCTTACATAAAGCCAGTATCGAAAGCCTGTGTTTACGTAATAGCTACCAATGGTTTGCCGTTATTTTTTGGTATAGCTGCTTAGGTATCTGGCCAGCCATCATTTATCGTGTCATTCAATTAATGGCTCATAACTGGAATTGCAAACTAACAGGTAACCATCACTTTGGTCGTCCTGCAGCGGCCATATTGCAGTTATTAGCATTACCATCTCATCTTATACTCGCATGCACATTACGCAGCTTACAGCGCGCGACAAGCCCATTATCGAATTTAACTGAACAAGCAAAGAAATGGCATCACTTTGGCAGCGGTTTTTTATTATCGAGTTTTGCTTATAGCCTCGCGATCCAACTTGGTGGTCCACGTAAATACCAAGGCGCAATGCAGCGCTTTAGTCAACTTGGTCACAATCAACCTGCACAGCGCGAGGATATTCAGCGCGCACAGCAAAAATTGACTTTGGCAATGGCGGTTTGGCTATGCTTTATCACCGCGATCTATGTGCTCATTGCAATTAAATAA
- a CDS encoding polysaccharide export protein, translated as MALWIKLYQLCAIFWRKRFYLLIPIITMPIIGYFVGRSIPESYHSHTTILLQESTVLNPFLSELSLPFNIQSRFKAINILVKRKPVLLEVAKQVGLIAPDDSAWQQQQVINKIKRALNLSLTGSELIKIEMEWPEPQQLSVILSVVTEQFILRLTKPNQDLELSSKAFLADQLNQQHKILRQAEQSLLNYTKKHVDIIPELFEAREFALTDMNTNLKNKTQELALYQAKFTSLTKKLILTNPAAQFLDNKITQLEALKVQQLLHYTEQHSQVKLTNQQLANLQQQRRELLTYIQTQQSLEQLLSRIARLTQQAFATQLTPLLLRQLKNYELFKNNIEKITQELIKLEEQHQKFQNNQSKYVTIELELQRLKRDYLAKNNLYLDLLTRHEMIIISNALGEHELTTNIKIVTRPFIPEQTINLPIINYILLGLLLGIIQGVAVSLALSTTQDMLWDESKIIHVTGLKVIARLPLIPTIPGR; from the coding sequence ATGGCTTTATGGATTAAGCTTTATCAGCTTTGTGCTATCTTTTGGCGAAAACGTTTTTATTTACTGATCCCAATCATCACGATGCCAATCATAGGTTACTTTGTGGGGCGCAGCATTCCTGAAAGTTACCATTCGCATACCACGATATTATTACAAGAAAGCACGGTATTAAATCCATTTTTATCTGAGCTATCACTCCCCTTCAATATCCAATCTCGCTTTAAAGCGATCAATATTCTGGTTAAGCGTAAACCGGTATTACTTGAAGTCGCGAAACAAGTCGGGTTAATAGCGCCAGATGATTCAGCTTGGCAACAGCAACAGGTTATTAATAAAATTAAACGCGCTTTAAACTTGTCATTAACGGGATCAGAGCTGATCAAAATCGAAATGGAATGGCCAGAACCACAGCAGCTAAGTGTGATCTTATCCGTGGTCACTGAACAGTTTATCTTGCGCTTAACCAAGCCTAATCAAGATCTTGAATTAAGCAGTAAAGCCTTTCTTGCAGATCAGCTAAATCAGCAGCATAAAATATTACGACAGGCCGAACAGTCTCTGTTAAATTACACGAAAAAACATGTCGATATCATTCCTGAATTATTTGAAGCGAGGGAGTTCGCACTAACGGATATGAATACGAATCTAAAAAATAAAACTCAGGAATTAGCGTTATACCAAGCTAAATTCACATCACTCACCAAAAAACTCATTCTAACCAATCCTGCGGCTCAATTCCTTGATAACAAAATTACGCAACTCGAAGCACTAAAAGTCCAACAACTGCTGCATTACACCGAGCAGCACTCACAAGTAAAATTAACCAATCAACAGTTAGCTAATTTACAGCAACAAAGGCGCGAATTGCTGACTTATATCCAAACTCAGCAATCCCTCGAACAATTGCTCAGCCGTATCGCACGACTTACACAGCAAGCATTCGCGACCCAACTAACGCCTCTACTGCTGAGACAACTTAAAAATTATGAGCTTTTCAAAAATAACATCGAAAAAATAACGCAAGAACTAATAAAACTGGAAGAGCAGCATCAAAAATTCCAAAATAATCAAAGTAAATATGTCACCATTGAATTGGAATTACAGCGATTAAAACGAGATTACCTCGCTAAAAATAACTTATATTTAGACTTATTAACACGTCATGAAATGATCATAATAAGTAACGCGCTTGGCGAGCATGAATTAACAACCAACATTAAAATAGTTACCCGCCCCTTCATTCCAGAGCAAACCATTAATTTACCTATTATTAATTACATTCTACTGGGATTATTATTAGGCATAATACAAGGAGTAGCCGTCAGCTTAGCGCTCTCAACAACCCAAGATATGCTCTGGGATGAAAGTAAAATAATTCATGTCACAGGCTTAAAGGTCATCGCACGGCTCCCCTTAATACCAACGATACCTGGCCGATAA
- a CDS encoding FAD-dependent oxidoreductase has protein sequence MSNNVFQFVDVQRIDPVKKPLKIRKVDFIEIYKPFTSNQAKMQAGRCLECGNPYCEWKCPVHNYIPNWLKLVEEGRIIEAAELCHETNSLPEVCGRVCPQDRLCEGSCTLNDDFGAVTIGNVEKYITDEAFKLGWRPDMSKVIRNDKRVAIIGAGPAGLAAADILVRNGVTPVVYDRNPEIGGLLTFGIPAFKLDKSVMTHRREVFTEMGIEFCLNTEIGRDIQFSDLVSEYDAVFVGVGTYKYINGGFNNGAAQGVYDALPYLIANTNHELGFEKSVDEFINLKGKTVVVLGGGDTAMDCVRTAIRQGAKTVSCAYRRDEISMPGSKREVKNAKEEGVKFLWNLQPLDVEVVGDKAVGVKMVKTHLGKPDANGRRRAEQVIGSEHVLKADAVIQAFGFQPDPAQWLLDEGVTTNSWNGIIAPAESDFPFQTANPKIFAGGDAVRGSDLVVTAIDEGRRAAEAMLDYLDV, from the coding sequence ATGAGTAATAATGTATTTCAATTTGTCGATGTACAACGCATTGATCCAGTAAAAAAACCGTTAAAGATCCGTAAAGTCGACTTTATCGAGATTTATAAGCCATTTACGTCGAACCAAGCAAAAATGCAAGCGGGTCGCTGTTTAGAATGTGGTAACCCGTACTGTGAATGGAAGTGTCCAGTACACAACTACATTCCTAACTGGCTAAAACTCGTTGAAGAAGGCCGTATTATCGAAGCGGCAGAGCTTTGTCATGAAACGAACAGCTTGCCTGAAGTTTGTGGGCGAGTTTGTCCACAAGATCGCTTATGCGAAGGCTCTTGTACCCTAAATGATGACTTCGGTGCCGTCACAATTGGTAATGTCGAAAAATATATTACCGATGAAGCCTTTAAACTCGGCTGGCGTCCTGACATGTCAAAAGTAATTCGCAACGATAAAAGAGTCGCGATTATTGGCGCTGGTCCAGCAGGTCTTGCCGCTGCAGATATCTTAGTCCGTAATGGTGTTACGCCAGTAGTATACGATCGTAACCCTGAAATTGGCGGTCTGTTAACATTTGGTATTCCGGCATTTAAACTAGATAAAAGCGTGATGACCCATCGCCGTGAAGTATTCACTGAAATGGGCATTGAATTTTGCCTCAACACTGAGATTGGTAGAGATATTCAATTCAGTGACTTAGTATCAGAATACGATGCGGTATTTGTTGGTGTTGGTACGTATAAATACATCAACGGTGGCTTTAACAATGGTGCTGCGCAAGGTGTTTATGATGCCCTGCCTTACCTGATTGCGAACACCAATCATGAGCTCGGTTTTGAAAAGAGTGTTGATGAGTTTATCAATCTAAAAGGTAAAACCGTTGTTGTCCTTGGTGGTGGTGATACTGCGATGGACTGTGTACGTACCGCGATCCGTCAAGGTGCAAAAACGGTATCTTGTGCTTACCGCCGTGATGAAATCAGCATGCCAGGTTCTAAGCGTGAAGTTAAAAACGCCAAAGAAGAAGGCGTGAAATTCTTATGGAATTTACAGCCACTTGATGTCGAAGTCGTTGGCGATAAAGCCGTTGGCGTAAAAATGGTTAAAACCCATTTAGGTAAGCCTGATGCAAATGGTCGTCGTCGTGCCGAGCAAGTGATTGGTTCTGAACACGTACTCAAAGCCGATGCCGTTATTCAAGCGTTTGGTTTCCAACCAGATCCGGCACAGTGGTTATTGGATGAAGGTGTTACTACAAATAGCTGGAATGGGATTATTGCCCCAGCTGAAAGTGACTTCCCATTCCAAACAGCAAACCCTAAAATATTTGCTGGCGGTGATGCGGTTCGAGGTTCAGATCTTGTGGTAACAGCAATTGATGAAGGTCGACGTGCAGCTGAAGCTATGCTGGATTATTTAGACGTTTAA
- a CDS encoding methyl-accepting chemotaxis protein, producing MSSLGNDFYQYLLSAQKSDDDKIKGRGIITFALVGIIIGGYSALKWNNLDVTALVNSSMIMLMGFICSIVLIKLAVHPIIAGNVMQLGGMIHLTNLMFQTGGASSHSIMWIAAMTVFAYILMNARSGFFWSVVMVIIYVAMIFMDYSGYELPQLMLSAKDAKVEHYSALLLPPLAIWFSNHYNNTLRSKAIASNQAALLAAESASQAAVESREELQLLFNQVGDTVTQLMKTSSDLTTHLSVMSKYAQDINDGVGEQVFATNHINELLQNTATLVSQSSDIIQTVSNDSQRAEEQADNSSIAMTATITSMSDIKASNDAIEKAIMVITDIANQTNLLALNAAIEAARAGEMGRGFAVVADEVRNLSKRSTESANEIKLLIEKSSSDVNNGYEAVETNAETFAEIIDAVTNMSGQISSVTDNVVNTDKNISGVLSASEQVTSVTKSNELNVQAMTQSITELLQVSHDLGDMSSRLMTMVNKHA from the coding sequence ATGTCATCACTTGGAAACGACTTTTATCAGTATCTGTTAAGCGCACAAAAAAGTGACGATGATAAAATTAAAGGTAGAGGTATTATTACCTTTGCACTGGTCGGTATTATTATTGGTGGTTATAGCGCATTAAAATGGAATAACCTCGACGTCACAGCGTTAGTCAATAGTTCTATGATTATGCTTATGGGATTTATTTGTAGTATTGTGTTGATCAAGCTTGCTGTGCATCCGATTATTGCCGGTAACGTCATGCAACTTGGTGGCATGATCCACCTCACTAATTTAATGTTTCAGACCGGTGGTGCCAGTTCACATTCGATTATGTGGATCGCAGCAATGACCGTCTTTGCTTATATACTAATGAATGCGCGATCTGGTTTTTTTTGGTCTGTGGTGATGGTGATTATTTATGTTGCGATGATCTTCATGGACTACAGTGGTTATGAACTACCGCAACTGATGTTGTCTGCAAAAGATGCCAAAGTTGAGCATTATTCCGCGTTATTGCTACCTCCTCTCGCTATTTGGTTTTCAAATCATTACAACAATACATTACGCAGTAAAGCGATAGCCAGTAATCAAGCTGCACTATTGGCTGCGGAATCTGCGTCACAGGCGGCGGTGGAAAGTCGTGAAGAATTACAGCTGTTATTTAATCAAGTCGGTGATACGGTCACGCAGTTGATGAAAACATCGAGTGATCTGACGACTCACTTATCGGTGATGTCAAAATATGCCCAAGATATCAATGATGGTGTTGGTGAGCAGGTTTTTGCGACCAATCATATTAATGAACTATTGCAGAATACGGCGACGTTAGTTAGCCAGTCTAGCGATATCATCCAAACGGTCAGTAATGACTCTCAGCGTGCTGAAGAGCAAGCGGATAACAGCTCTATTGCGATGACGGCAACAATTACGTCAATGTCGGATATTAAAGCCAGTAATGATGCGATTGAAAAAGCCATTATGGTGATTACCGATATTGCCAACCAAACAAACTTATTAGCATTAAATGCGGCGATTGAAGCAGCAAGAGCGGGTGAAATGGGCCGTGGCTTTGCGGTAGTCGCGGACGAAGTACGTAACCTTTCAAAACGCAGTACAGAATCAGCCAATGAAATTAAGTTACTTATCGAAAAGAGCTCTTCTGATGTAAATAATGGTTATGAAGCTGTTGAGACTAACGCTGAAACCTTTGCTGAAATTATTGATGCCGTGACGAATATGAGTGGCCAGATAAGCAGTGTGACGGATAATGTTGTCAATACGGATAAGAATATTAGCGGTGTGCTCTCTGCTAGTGAACAAGTTACCTCGGTGACGAAGAGTAACGAACTTAATGTCCAAGCGATGACTCAAAGTATCACTGAGCTATTACAAGTGAGCCATGATCTAGGCGATATGTCGAGCCGTTTGATGACGATGGTAAATAAGCATGCTTAG
- a CDS encoding YdiY family protein: MNSFNLSITALHRLVVTSITLIFISALSSAPSFAAQEIILGDYINTDTPSPESEPTKVSTNIAENSDAVTTTENSQEVILADSLGVDEDWLWLKSGEFLIGNIEDLYNDKLAFDSDDLGDLKISWSDISRINSRQLFTVRTINGEIITGTIALEDGILIVSNNRQHEVIQDELMTLIAGLETGANIWQGKITFGANLSSGNTNKLEYNTNAELSRHTTASRIKASYVAIIGETNNVQTDENHRFTTTYDVYSDKDLFFRPLDLSLFRDPLQNVNSRVNVGMGIGYQFIDDGDQELEMNLGPSYLYTRYEYTDTQLNSSDSSLAVSLTVDYEREIHDQIDFELSYKITATESELGGYLQNTKMNFDIELTDVLDFEITFFWDRVNNPLLDVDGMQLDKNDFRLAFGLGVSFN; this comes from the coding sequence ATGAATTCGTTTAATCTCTCCATAACTGCCCTACACCGATTGGTAGTCACCAGCATAACGCTCATTTTTATCAGTGCCCTATCTAGCGCACCGAGTTTTGCTGCGCAAGAGATAATCCTAGGCGACTATATCAACACCGATACGCCTAGCCCCGAGAGTGAGCCAACCAAAGTCAGTACCAATATCGCCGAAAATAGCGATGCTGTGACGACGACAGAAAACAGCCAAGAAGTCATACTTGCAGATAGTTTAGGTGTAGACGAAGATTGGCTCTGGCTTAAATCAGGTGAATTCTTAATTGGTAACATCGAAGATTTGTATAATGATAAATTAGCTTTTGATAGCGACGACCTTGGCGATTTAAAAATTAGCTGGAGTGATATCAGCCGTATTAACAGCCGTCAGCTATTTACCGTTAGAACCATTAATGGCGAGATAATTACCGGTACGATTGCGCTTGAAGACGGTATATTAATTGTCAGTAATAACCGCCAACATGAAGTTATCCAAGACGAGCTAATGACGCTGATCGCCGGTCTCGAAACTGGTGCCAATATTTGGCAAGGTAAGATTACTTTTGGCGCTAACCTTAGCTCAGGTAATACCAATAAGCTTGAGTATAATACCAATGCAGAGCTGTCTAGACACACGACAGCATCACGTATTAAGGCGTCATATGTCGCTATTATTGGTGAAACAAATAACGTGCAAACAGATGAAAACCATCGTTTTACAACGACCTACGATGTTTACAGCGACAAAGATTTATTTTTCCGACCGCTTGATTTAAGCCTTTTCCGTGATCCACTGCAAAATGTAAACAGCCGAGTCAATGTCGGTATGGGTATCGGTTATCAATTTATTGATGATGGCGATCAAGAGCTCGAAATGAACTTAGGTCCCTCGTATCTGTACACCAGGTATGAATATACTGACACCCAATTGAATAGTAGCGACTCCAGTCTCGCGGTATCCCTGACCGTCGATTATGAACGTGAAATCCATGACCAAATTGATTTTGAATTAAGTTATAAAATAACAGCCACAGAGTCTGAACTTGGTGGTTATTTACAAAATACCAAGATGAACTTTGATATTGAATTAACCGATGTATTGGATTTTGAGATTACTTTTTTCTGGGACAGGGTCAATAACCCGTTATTAGATGTGGATGGTATGCAACTAGATAAAAATGATTTTCGACTTGCATTTGGCTTAGGCGTTTCTTTTAATTAA
- a CDS encoding cobalamin-binding protein, translated as MSVHARFVNLCTMSLFIMAVSSVLSLPVQAQPSVEQINSPKNHLQGDLQHYPQRIISLSPHTTELVFAAGGGDRLIGVSAYSDYPDAAKALPIVASSQQINIETILALEPDMIIYWQQGNSAADIKQLKKFGIPVYASKTGGLDDIGIQIQRLGRMLGTESIAEPVSEKYRQALAALRTKYKQNPQQDLFYQVWPTPLMTVANDPWLQQQFQLCGFNNVFNDSPVPYPVINVEQVLVKQPAVIIAGSVNDAELAQWQTWESIPAVKNGNIFRVNPDVSHRFSPRVVQGIETLCKIALQAQKNINKHL; from the coding sequence ATGTCTGTTCACGCGCGTTTCGTTAACCTATGTACCATGTCGCTATTCATCATGGCGGTATCATCAGTACTATCATTGCCAGTACAGGCTCAACCATCAGTAGAGCAAATAAACTCCCCCAAAAACCATCTACAGGGCGATCTACAGCACTATCCACAGCGTATTATCTCGCTGTCACCGCACACTACAGAGTTGGTTTTTGCCGCTGGCGGGGGTGATAGACTTATCGGCGTCAGCGCTTATTCAGATTACCCTGATGCCGCGAAAGCATTACCTATCGTCGCAAGCTCACAGCAGATCAACATCGAAACCATACTGGCGTTAGAACCAGACATGATTATTTATTGGCAGCAAGGCAATTCAGCCGCAGACATCAAGCAACTGAAAAAATTTGGGATCCCGGTTTATGCCTCAAAAACGGGTGGATTAGATGATATCGGTATTCAAATACAGCGACTTGGTAGAATGCTTGGCACTGAATCAATTGCCGAACCTGTGAGCGAAAAATACCGTCAAGCCTTAGCCGCGCTACGCACTAAATATAAACAGAATCCGCAACAGGACTTATTCTATCAAGTCTGGCCAACCCCGTTAATGACTGTGGCTAACGATCCTTGGTTACAGCAACAATTTCAATTATGTGGCTTTAATAATGTGTTTAATGACAGTCCAGTGCCCTACCCTGTTATTAACGTAGAGCAAGTACTAGTGAAACAACCCGCCGTAATAATAGCGGGTTCAGTGAATGATGCAGAGTTAGCACAGTGGCAAACCTGGGAAAGTATTCCAGCCGTTAAGAATGGTAATATATTCAGGGTTAATCCCGATGTCTCACACCGTTTTTCACCACGTGTAGTACAAGGTATAGAAACCCTCTGTAAGATTGCTCTACAAGCTCAAAAGAACATAAATAAACACCTGTAA